The Limnospira fusiformis SAG 85.79 genomic interval GAAACCTTTGCTTCAACATGGATATCTATACAGCCACTTGAACTTATCAGAGGATATTCACCCTTCTTGCGTAGTCTTTTCGGAAGGTCAAATCCTCTTTGAAGTGTACAAACGTCTTCTAACTTCTTAATTACCCAACTTCTCATTCCAACATCCCCCCAATTCCTGCTAAAATAAACTCTGCAAATCTAGCCCATCAATCCATAAATAAAACCAGGTAGATTTCTAGGTTTGGTCATATGCAGCCAGAAAATCATCCCGTGAAATACCAGATTGAGTACAGATACTTCTCAGCGTAGAACCTTTAATTAGTTTATGATTCGGCAAAGTTAATGGAGTCCTTGTACCATCAATATTTTGACGAATCATAGAAATATGTTCTTTCTCCCTCACTATTGAAAATCCCAGCATCTCTAGTGCTTTAATAACTTTTGTTTTGGGTGCATTTACCGGAAATTTACTCATTATAAGCTAGTCTCAGCTACAAAAGCCTCTAATATAAAATCCTCCGATTCTAGTACCGATTTCCCAAAGGTTTCCACATGAAATAAAATCGCAGAACGGACATCATTTAAAGCCTCTTCATAACTATCTCCCTCACCCACAATCACCCCCTGTATTCCTAAAGGATAAGCCACATAACCATCAGCGTGTTTTTCTACAATAATTTTGATATTTTTCATAACCTACCTCAGTTCAATTATCTTAAATTCAGTAGCCATAAACCCGGTTTCTGGATTTTAGGGGATGTTGAAGTGCCGGTAGAGATGGAACTCGGGTAATTATAGGAGCTACTACGATATCCACGCCTAAGAATATTTGGGCGATCGCCTGAGAGTGCTGGCTGATTTCAGGCGACACGGAAGCCGATAAATACTCGCTGAATATTAGCAATATTGCCCAATTCTTTGACCGCATCCCGATCCGGAACTCCATCAGATTCTACAACAGTTAAGCGATCGTATTAATTTAAACAGTCATTAACAGTGG includes:
- a CDS encoding type II toxin-antitoxin system HicA family toxin; the encoded protein is MSKFPVNAPKTKVIKALEMLGFSIVREKEHISMIRQNIDGTRTPLTLPNHKLIKGSTLRSICTQSGISRDDFLAAYDQT
- a CDS encoding type II toxin-antitoxin system HicB family antitoxin produces the protein MKNIKIIVEKHADGYVAYPLGIQGVIVGEGDSYEEALNDVRSAILFHVETFGKSVLESEDFILEAFVAETSL